Below is a window of Pseudanabaenaceae cyanobacterium SKYG29 DNA.
CTTAAAAACGGTGAGAGTGCCAAACAAAGGGGACACGATCGCTTCTCCTAGGCTATATTCTTGCAGGTCATACCACCGATCGGTGTTCACCAGAACAGAAATTTTGTTGTCCAGAGGGTCAACAAGCCAGTATTCAGGAATATCACGGACGGCATATTCACTGCGTTTGGTGCGATAGTCAATGTTTTGGGTGGAGGGGCTAACAACTTCCACAACTAGTAAGGGATAGCGATCGAGGTCAAGTACGGCTGGTTTGTCCTGTAGATATTCCCAGTCTGATAGTTGCATCACAATCAAATCAGGGATCCTCACTGTGTCCGACCCACAACGTACGCCCACATCCCACACAGCAATGTATGGTAAGTTAGCTTTCTCAATTTCAGCATCCAACAGTTTCTCTAGCAGCTTAATTAGCCTGCCGTGATTACCAGTGGGCAACGCCATCGGGAATAATTCTCCCTCCACTAGTTCGTAATGGGTATCTGTGCCATCACTGTAGTCTAGGTATTCGGCGAAAGATAGGCGCTTGCTAGTGGTAACCATTTCAATTCATTAGCATTGTCACATTCTCTTGGCAGGAGTTAAGTTGATCACTAAGTTCTCGTAATTCTAGTAGCTCAGAAGTGCTTTTGGTACCGATCGTGCGAATTTTATTCTGCATTTTCTGCAATAGACCTCCTGATTCCGTTACCCATTCCATTAAGTTGGCAATTTGAATTTGGCGGGAATCTTGCCCTTCTCTAGCTAATTCTAGATTGTGGCGCAGTGTTCTTTCTAGGCTAGCTAATTTTGCTCTCCCTGCTTCTGATGTGACAGTATTTTGCTTAGCTATCACCTGCCGTAGTTGCTCTTCTATCTCGGCTACCGATAACATAACCTCGTTTTTGCCCAACCGCCGCGCAATTTCATCAATCTTGTAGGGCAATTCCATCACCCGATCGCAGGCTGCCTGAATCGCTACTAGTAAATCTATCTGGTCAGGTTCAGTTAGCAGAGTAGCCGCTTCCCGCCGCATAGATTCTGCCCTCTGCACCAAGGCAACTGCCGATCGTTTGATTGCCATTACTTCCTGCTCTAGTTTGGGGTCACCCAAGTTCAATCGTTCTGGCTCCCTAGCTTTGAGAAAGCCAGCTCCCCCCGTAGCCACAAGGGCAGCGATCGGGATCATCACTACTGGTGGTATACGCCCAAATCTTCCTCCCAGTACTAATAGAATCCCTGCCGCCAGTACTACCAGAGGGTATTCCAGGGGATTAGCTAGCTTCCATCTCATAGCTTAGAACTCCGTCTGTAAGTTCGCCATAACTTGATTGATGGTTTCAGGGTCCCCCTTGGAGTAATAGCCATTACCTACGCTAGCAATTTTTTGTAGCACATTGGGGTTAAATTCCCCTTCAGCACCAAAACCAACCGTAAACAAAGAAATACGGTCATCAGTGGTGAATCCACTCTTTTGAATTTCTGCTATCAAACTGTTCAAACTGATCTTAGAACCATTATCTTCACCGTCAGTCATCACAATTACAGCATTAATCGCATCGGGACGGCGGTTCTGACGCAGCCATTTCAACCCTTCTATGGTGGCGTCGTAGAGTTTTGTCCCTCCATCTACCTTGATTTGATTGATAAATTCTATGCCTTTGGCTTTCCCTGCAGGTGTGCCATCAATGAGGACAGGCGGACGAACTTCTGAATCAAAGTCAATGAAGGCGAGTTTGTCTTTGGGGGAAAGAGAATTTATGTAGCTTTGCAGAGCAGCTTGCACACTGGGCATCTTGTTCCCTGCCATGGAGCCAGAACTGTCAATTACTGCCACTACCATAGAAGGCTTTTTCGCTACCTCTACCCAGGCTTTGATCATGGCATCTACCACCTCAGGACGGGGCGATCGTAGGGAGTCGTAATTAGGCTGGGTCTCTACACCATTAGCAGGTGTGAATTGTGTGCCTAGGCTGATTCCAGGAACACCGGGACGTAGTCCTTTCTGGGCAGCTATCTCTTGCATGGGAGCGGAACGTAAAAATTCAATTACCTTCTCTGCCGCTTGGCGTTCTTCCTCACTCACCCAGGGTGCTTTGGGTAGAACTACCCGCATATTGGAGCTGTAGGTCGCTTTGGGATAGATGGCTTTGAATTTAGGCTGCCCAGGGGGAAGAATTTTATTAGCTTCAATGACCGAAGATTCATAGACTGCCCCTAGAGCTGCCCAGAACGGTCCATTGGTAGCCATGGCTTTTGCCAGTGCCCCTGTAGAAGTGCCGTAGCGCGTAACTTTGCTCTGAATTTTGGCAACTTGACTTTGATATTTTTTCACATCATCAACTGTCAACTGTTCGGGGCGTTTGCCTGATACTTCCACAAATTGGGCAACTAGAGCTTGCAGGCCGGAATTCGATCGGGTAGGAGCTGTATGGACAAAGTTGATGGCTTGGGGGGGAGCATTAGGGTCTAGGTCTCTGAAAGTCCTGGCATTGACGAGGGCACGGTAGGGAGCATCAGCTATTTTCTCAATCGGAGCAGCAAGGTTTTCCGGCACCATCAAGACCATGGGGGAATTGACCACTAGAGGTGCTTCTGTGACATCAGGGATATAGTTTTGTCCAGGGAAGATTTGATTGATTTGGTAAGCCAGTTGGGAGAGATAAATTTCCCCGTCAGTAGATATGAGGGTGGGAAATCTAGGGTCATCAGGGCTGATTCCTCCTTGTTTCAGTTGCTTAGCTAATCCCACCACTTCGTTGACTACATCCCCCGATCCCTTAATATCACAGGTAATCCCGATCGGTTTGCCGTTGTCTAGCTTGAGGGGTTGTTGTTGTAATTTTTGTTGGGCTTCGGTGCAAAATTCTTTGAGGGCACTGCCAAAGAGGAGCTGGATTTTAATCCCTGGCTGCTGTCCTCCGCCACCTGGATTACATCCCCAGAGTAAAGTCGTCAGCAGAGATAGCCCCAGCAACCACCGCCTGCAGGTCATAAAAATTCCTCCCCCTTACCACTCCGATATTACCTTACAGGGGATCACTTGGCTAGGGCTGCTCTTATTGCCTCCCGTAACCAATCCACAACCCGATCGATGGCTACATTCTCTGTCTTGCCGGTTTTGCGAGTAAATATTTCTACCTCTCCTTGAGCAATAGATTTGCCAGGCACAAGGCGATAGGGAATGCCCACTAGGTCAGCATCTTTGAACTTCACGCCTGCTCGCTCATCCCGATCGTCTAGGAGCACTTCCATCCCTGCCTGCTGCAATGCTTGATAGAGTTTTTCTGCTACCGCCATCTGCTCAGGGTTGGTGATATTGGGGACAGCAATGATTACCTGATAGGGAGCGATCGCTACATCCCAGATAATGCCATTTTGGTCGTGGGACTGTTCCACCGCCGCTTGGGCAAGGCGAGATACCC
It encodes the following:
- a CDS encoding Uma2 family endonuclease, with translation MVTTSKRLSFAEYLDYSDGTDTHYELVEGELFPMALPTGNHGRLIKLLEKLLDAEIEKANLPYIAVWDVGVRCGSDTVRIPDLIVMQLSDWEYLQDKPAVLDLDRYPLLVVEVVSPSTQNIDYRTKRSEYAVRDIPEYWLVDPLDNKISVLVNTDRWYDLQEYSLGEAIVSPLFGTLTVFKN
- a CDS encoding VWA domain-containing protein; the encoded protein is MTCRRWLLGLSLLTTLLWGCNPGGGGQQPGIKIQLLFGSALKEFCTEAQQKLQQQPLKLDNGKPIGITCDIKGSGDVVNEVVGLAKQLKQGGISPDDPRFPTLISTDGEIYLSQLAYQINQIFPGQNYIPDVTEAPLVVNSPMVLMVPENLAAPIEKIADAPYRALVNARTFRDLDPNAPPQAINFVHTAPTRSNSGLQALVAQFVEVSGKRPEQLTVDDVKKYQSQVAKIQSKVTRYGTSTGALAKAMATNGPFWAALGAVYESSVIEANKILPPGQPKFKAIYPKATYSSNMRVVLPKAPWVSEEERQAAEKVIEFLRSAPMQEIAAQKGLRPGVPGISLGTQFTPANGVETQPNYDSLRSPRPEVVDAMIKAWVEVAKKPSMVVAVIDSSGSMAGNKMPSVQAALQSYINSLSPKDKLAFIDFDSEVRPPVLIDGTPAGKAKGIEFINQIKVDGGTKLYDATIEGLKWLRQNRRPDAINAVIVMTDGEDNGSKISLNSLIAEIQKSGFTTDDRISLFTVGFGAEGEFNPNVLQKIASVGNGYYSKGDPETINQVMANLQTEF